The following proteins come from a genomic window of Gynuella sunshinyii YC6258:
- a CDS encoding isoprenyl transferase has protein sequence MSEYHNLPKHIAIIMDGNNRWAKSRLLGGIAGHKAGKDAVRTVVEECARLGVKVLTLFAFSSENWRRPKDEVTALMELFLLALKKEVRRLHKNNIRLVVIGDKSGFNERIQHQIREAESLTCRNTAMTLAVAANYGGQWDIAQAAKKLACKVREGTLEPEDISAELISQEVCLAEFPAPDLCIRTAGEQRISNFLLWQFAYTEFYFTDVYWPDFGRAELHQALTSYASRIRRFGRTDDQVEQLKELQCSNKE, from the coding sequence ATGTCGGAGTATCACAATCTCCCAAAGCATATTGCCATTATTATGGATGGTAATAATCGCTGGGCCAAGTCCAGGCTGCTGGGGGGAATTGCCGGGCATAAGGCAGGAAAGGACGCAGTCAGAACAGTAGTCGAAGAATGTGCCCGGCTGGGGGTTAAGGTATTAACCCTGTTTGCATTTAGCAGTGAAAACTGGCGCAGACCCAAGGATGAGGTAACCGCTTTGATGGAGTTATTCTTGCTTGCGCTCAAAAAAGAGGTTCGTAGGCTGCATAAGAACAATATTCGGTTGGTGGTGATTGGGGATAAGTCGGGATTTAATGAGCGTATACAGCACCAGATTCGTGAGGCCGAATCGTTAACATGCCGCAATACAGCTATGACGCTTGCCGTTGCTGCCAATTATGGTGGACAGTGGGATATCGCTCAGGCCGCAAAAAAACTGGCTTGCAAAGTCAGGGAAGGGACGTTGGAGCCAGAGGATATCAGTGCCGAATTAATATCACAGGAAGTGTGTTTGGCTGAGTTTCCAGCTCCGGATCTGTGTATTCGTACCGCTGGAGAGCAGCGTATCAGCAACTTCCTGCTATGGCAGTTTGCTTACACAGAATTTTATTTTACAGACGTATACTGGCCGGATTTTGGTCGTGCAGAATTGCATCAGGCCTTAACTTCTTATGCCAGTCGAATTCGCCGTTTTGGTCGTACTGACGATCAGGTTGAACAACTCAAAGAATTACAATGCTCAAACAAAGAATAA
- a CDS encoding phosphatidate cytidylyltransferase — MLKQRIITALVLAPIMVWGIFFLPLDYFALFTAIIVALGAWEWAHLSGSDVISERVTYTMGSLTLLSLCYVGQLYFHWFDEIVLWLALVWWLIAFILVRSFPASSSHWRSPRRQRIMGLFVLVPMWVGLYQLKGLDHGNLWILFLMLVIWGADVGAYFAGKSFGRSKLAPNVSPGKTWEGVVGGLLTVYLVVTVAGLILAGDPDFTLSGWIVLFASTTLVVLFSIIGDLVESMVKRNRGVKDSSNLLPGHGGVMDRADSMCAAVPIFALALSLFPIG, encoded by the coding sequence ATGCTCAAACAAAGAATAATTACCGCTCTGGTTCTGGCACCTATTATGGTGTGGGGAATCTTTTTTCTGCCACTCGACTATTTCGCACTGTTTACTGCCATTATTGTGGCTTTGGGTGCCTGGGAGTGGGCTCATTTATCCGGTAGTGATGTGATATCGGAGAGGGTGACCTATACCATGGGGAGTCTGACACTTCTGTCATTATGCTATGTTGGTCAGCTTTATTTTCATTGGTTTGACGAAATCGTGTTATGGCTGGCATTGGTCTGGTGGCTGATTGCTTTTATATTGGTCAGAAGTTTTCCTGCGAGTAGTTCTCACTGGCGATCTCCCAGACGACAGCGGATTATGGGTTTGTTCGTTCTGGTCCCAATGTGGGTTGGTTTATATCAACTTAAGGGGCTTGATCATGGCAATCTGTGGATACTGTTTTTAATGCTTGTGATATGGGGGGCAGATGTTGGGGCGTATTTTGCGGGTAAGTCATTTGGACGCAGCAAGCTAGCCCCTAATGTTAGTCCGGGAAAAACCTGGGAAGGTGTTGTTGGCGGGCTTTTAACAGTCTATCTGGTTGTCACTGTCGCTGGTTTGATTTTGGCGGGTGATCCGGATTTTACGTTGTCGGGCTGGATTGTATTGTTTGCCTCAACGACTCTGGTCGTCCTGTTTTCCATAATAGGTGATCTGGTTGAGAGCATGGTAAAGCGTAATCGTGGAGTTAAGGACAGTAGCAATCTTTTGCCAGGTCATGGCGGGGTGATGGACAGGGCAGATAGTATGTGTGCAGCGGTACCCATTTTTGCTCTGGCATTGAGTTTATTTCCAATCGGATGA
- the ispC gene encoding 1-deoxy-D-xylulose-5-phosphate reductoisomerase — translation MQNLTILGSTGSVGCSTLDVVRRNLDRYKVFALSGFKNVELLARQIVEFNPDIAVVGGEKDLVRLKTLLPVRHSCELFCGKDALVDIAQAEKADIVMAAIVGAAGLEPSLAAAKAGKKLLLANKESLVTSGQLFMAAVKHSDALLLPIDSEHNAIFQCLPNQFDISDSSQGIRSIVLTASGGPFRAWTMEQITNASREQALAHPNWSMGAKITIDSATLMNKGLELIEACWLFSVCPDQVEVVVHPQSIIHSMVRYRDGSILAQMGAPDMKIPISYGLGWPERIDSGASALDFLSLSSLTFEAPDEIRFPCVRLAREAFSAGGTAGSVLNAANEVAVDAFLNGKIGFTKIAYVNELILNQIPVSTLDSIETVLEFDALARSQAERAVSRIAGELS, via the coding sequence GTGCAGAATTTAACGATTTTAGGTTCAACGGGCTCGGTAGGCTGCAGTACGTTGGATGTGGTTCGTCGAAATCTTGATCGCTACAAGGTTTTTGCATTGTCCGGTTTTAAAAATGTAGAGCTGCTGGCTCGGCAGATTGTCGAGTTTAATCCGGATATTGCCGTTGTAGGTGGCGAGAAGGATCTGGTCAGGTTAAAAACTTTGCTGCCGGTTCGTCATTCATGCGAACTTTTTTGCGGTAAGGATGCGTTAGTCGATATAGCTCAGGCAGAGAAAGCCGACATTGTTATGGCTGCAATTGTTGGTGCCGCGGGTTTGGAGCCCAGTCTGGCAGCAGCCAAAGCGGGGAAGAAGTTATTGCTGGCGAATAAAGAGTCTTTGGTGACATCCGGTCAGTTGTTTATGGCGGCGGTCAAACACTCTGATGCTTTGTTGTTGCCAATAGACTCAGAGCACAATGCGATTTTCCAATGTCTACCCAATCAATTTGATATTTCTGACTCTTCACAAGGTATTCGATCTATCGTGCTGACAGCCTCGGGTGGTCCGTTCAGAGCATGGACCATGGAGCAGATTACCAATGCATCACGAGAACAGGCCCTGGCTCACCCCAATTGGAGTATGGGGGCAAAAATTACCATTGATTCTGCTACGTTGATGAATAAGGGCCTTGAGCTGATAGAGGCTTGCTGGCTGTTTTCAGTGTGTCCTGATCAGGTTGAGGTGGTTGTGCATCCACAGTCAATTATTCACTCCATGGTTCGTTATCGAGATGGATCTATTTTGGCCCAAATGGGGGCGCCGGATATGAAAATTCCGATTTCTTATGGACTTGGTTGGCCAGAGCGGATTGACTCTGGTGCCAGTGCGCTGGATTTTTTATCTTTGTCTTCGTTAACGTTTGAAGCGCCGGATGAAATCAGGTTTCCGTGTGTTCGTCTTGCTCGAGAGGCTTTTTCAGCAGGAGGTACCGCCGGGTCTGTGTTAAATGCTGCCAATGAAGTGGCGGTTGATGCCTTTTTGAATGGCAAGATTGGTTTTACAAAAATAGCCTACGTAAATGAATTAATTTTAAACCAGATTCCAGTCTCTACTCTCGACAGCATCGAAACTGTATTAGAATTTGACGCTTTGGCCCGATCACAGGCAGAGCGTGCGGTAAGCCGAATTGCGGGAGAATTATCATGA
- the rseP gene encoding sigma E protease regulator RseP, whose translation MMMIIGLILTIGILVTVHEYGHFWVARRCGVRVLRFSVGFGKPLFKWYDRYGTEYVIAAIPLGGYVKMLDAREGEVDTADLGQEFTHKSLWQRIAIVSAGPIANFIFAIVAYWLLFMIGTSAIKSTVGEVVVDSPAAKAGMTEGITIRAVDGQDVENWQDISYRLVERIGETGTIEFTAADKRRYLVRIDHWLEDAKDPNPVESIGISPFPTRLDPVIDQVVTDSQAEKGGLKSGDRLLSVNGRKVDNWSDWVHLVQQSPGVSMQTEVQRGDVIVQLTLVPDAVSNADGKTSGFLGATVVVPSIPDDMIISHQDNPATALIKGFEKTWQTISLSLRMFGKMLTGEVSVKNISGPVSIAKMAGESVISGPEVFIGFLAFVSISLGVFNLLPIPVLDGGHLLFYLIEGIFRRPLPEKVQILGVQIGASLLLAVMVFAVINDFSRL comes from the coding sequence ATGATGATGATTATAGGGTTGATTCTGACGATCGGAATCCTGGTAACAGTGCATGAATATGGACATTTTTGGGTGGCCAGACGCTGCGGCGTCAGGGTGCTTCGATTCTCTGTCGGGTTTGGCAAGCCATTGTTCAAATGGTATGACCGGTATGGGACAGAATATGTGATTGCCGCAATTCCTCTGGGTGGTTATGTCAAAATGCTGGATGCCCGTGAAGGAGAGGTAGATACGGCTGACCTGGGCCAGGAATTCACTCATAAATCACTGTGGCAACGTATTGCTATTGTGTCAGCCGGGCCAATAGCAAATTTTATTTTTGCAATTGTGGCCTACTGGCTGCTGTTTATGATCGGAACTTCAGCGATTAAATCCACTGTAGGAGAGGTTGTGGTCGATAGCCCTGCGGCTAAAGCAGGTATGACTGAAGGCATAACGATACGTGCAGTAGATGGTCAAGATGTGGAAAACTGGCAGGACATTTCTTATCGTCTGGTTGAACGGATTGGAGAGACTGGAACCATTGAGTTTACCGCTGCCGACAAACGTCGATATTTGGTTCGCATTGACCATTGGTTGGAGGATGCTAAGGACCCCAATCCTGTCGAAAGTATCGGGATCAGTCCGTTTCCAACCCGCTTGGATCCAGTGATTGATCAAGTGGTGACAGATAGCCAGGCTGAAAAGGGTGGATTAAAGTCCGGCGATAGACTGTTGTCAGTCAATGGTCGTAAGGTTGATAACTGGAGTGATTGGGTGCATTTGGTGCAACAAAGCCCAGGTGTTTCAATGCAAACTGAGGTGCAGCGTGGCGATGTAATCGTTCAACTGACACTCGTACCTGACGCAGTTAGCAATGCCGATGGCAAGACAAGTGGGTTTTTGGGAGCAACGGTAGTGGTTCCCAGTATACCGGACGATATGATCATATCTCATCAGGATAACCCGGCAACAGCGCTGATCAAAGGTTTTGAAAAGACCTGGCAAACGATTAGTTTAAGTTTGCGGATGTTTGGCAAAATGCTGACCGGCGAAGTCAGCGTCAAAAATATCAGTGGACCAGTTTCCATTGCCAAAATGGCGGGTGAAAGTGTGATCTCGGGGCCTGAGGTTTTTATTGGATTTCTGGCATTCGTCAGTATCAGTCTTGGGGTATTTAACCTGCTGCCCATACCGGTTCTAGATGGTGGACATTTGTTGTTTTATCTCATTGAAGGGATTTTCAGAAGACCTTTGCCAGAGAAGGTGCAGATACTCGGAGTTCAGATAGGAGCGTCTTTGCTGCTGGCTGTCATGGTGTTTGCTGTCATTAATGATTTTAGTCGTTTATAA
- the bamA gene encoding outer membrane protein assembly factor BamA — MVVKKIEIEGLQRVSIGSALNLILVEQGDDVSQGQIGEAIKRLYQSGLFRDIKAYTDAESGLLQFQIVEQPSISVLDFNGNKAVSTDILKQVFRDAKIQEGEVFNRSNLDQLSYELERQYAALGRYNAKVEAVVTPLPRNRVKVELEIDEGRVARVASIDITGNSVFSDQELIKAMNMQPTRSGDVLQMITRNNRYSSETARSDQEALTAYYLDRGYIRFELTSTQVAISLDRRNVHLTYNLREGVPYTVSNVQLTGELVGDDQKLRDLVTIKSGELFSRQKVSDVQKALQDRLTDLGYAFAQINTVPDIDDEKRLVDLTIVIEPGKRTYVRKVNVTGNESTNDEVIRRELTQMEGALVSGKNIQTSKSRLERTGYFKTVEVSTSKVQNTDDQVDLNINVAEASDGIIKGSIGYADPGGIFYSLEYTQKNFRGSGRDISIVGSQTANYEKSLELTYTNPYFTLDGVSLEYNAFLSEEDYSEISENDYGTNNWGGGFTFGYPISNDDRLSYGIGYTNTNLYVNEPPLEIQEFIDDYGKKEGAHYAFEEVNLNLAWTRSTLNGTTFANKGQYHRVSVQASMPFSDLEYYKITYEGKYYQPISDGYFLKFRSKLGYGSGYGDSTLPFLKNYYAGGISTLRGFSYGGLGPYSTPSTNDDPSRIGGNILLNYGVDFYFPMPLVEDKSQFRSSFFIDAGNVFTDHCLSQNADCTEGVVWDDIRYSYGIEFDWMTPIAPLRFIWGWPVDRRKDDEIQTFAFTIGYNF; from the coding sequence ATGGTTGTAAAAAAGATCGAGATTGAAGGGCTTCAGCGAGTTTCTATTGGATCTGCTTTGAATTTGATTTTGGTCGAGCAGGGTGATGATGTCAGTCAAGGTCAGATAGGAGAAGCGATTAAGCGCTTGTACCAGTCCGGTTTATTTCGGGATATCAAGGCCTATACCGATGCAGAATCAGGGTTGCTCCAGTTCCAGATCGTAGAGCAGCCATCAATATCGGTGCTTGATTTTAATGGAAATAAGGCAGTATCCACAGATATTCTGAAACAGGTTTTTCGTGATGCCAAAATTCAGGAAGGAGAAGTCTTCAATCGTAGCAATCTGGACCAGTTATCTTATGAGCTTGAGCGCCAGTACGCTGCGCTTGGCCGTTATAATGCCAAGGTCGAAGCTGTTGTCACGCCTCTTCCCAGAAACCGGGTTAAAGTAGAGCTAGAAATAGATGAAGGTCGGGTCGCTCGGGTCGCCTCTATTGATATTACCGGTAATAGTGTCTTTAGTGATCAGGAACTCATCAAAGCCATGAATATGCAGCCCACCCGTTCTGGTGATGTGTTGCAAATGATTACCCGTAATAACCGGTATTCCAGTGAAACAGCCCGCAGTGATCAGGAAGCTCTGACGGCTTATTACCTTGATCGTGGTTATATCCGCTTCGAACTGACCTCCACCCAGGTCGCAATTAGCCTTGACCGAAGAAATGTTCATTTGACATATAATCTTCGTGAAGGTGTGCCATATACCGTCAGTAATGTGCAACTGACAGGTGAGCTGGTCGGAGATGACCAGAAGTTACGGGACCTTGTGACCATTAAGTCGGGTGAGTTGTTTTCCAGGCAGAAAGTTTCGGATGTGCAGAAAGCCCTGCAAGATCGTCTGACTGATCTTGGATATGCATTTGCACAGATAAATACCGTGCCGGATATTGATGATGAAAAGCGACTGGTGGATTTGACTATTGTAATCGAGCCAGGGAAGCGGACATATGTCAGAAAAGTCAATGTGACCGGTAATGAATCAACTAATGACGAGGTGATTCGTAGGGAGTTGACTCAAATGGAGGGGGCTTTGGTATCTGGTAAAAATATTCAGACATCAAAGAGCAGACTGGAACGGACCGGTTATTTCAAAACGGTTGAGGTCTCAACCAGCAAAGTACAGAACACCGATGATCAAGTGGATTTGAATATCAACGTTGCCGAAGCCAGCGATGGAATCATCAAAGGCTCGATAGGTTATGCTGACCCTGGCGGTATTTTTTATTCGCTTGAATATACCCAGAAGAACTTCCGGGGCAGTGGTCGGGATATATCGATAGTTGGCTCACAAACTGCGAATTATGAAAAATCACTCGAGCTCACGTATACCAATCCTTACTTTACTTTGGATGGTGTCAGTCTTGAGTATAACGCTTTCCTGTCAGAAGAGGACTATAGCGAAATTAGTGAGAATGACTACGGCACTAACAATTGGGGTGGTGGTTTTACCTTTGGATACCCAATCAGTAATGATGATCGTCTGAGTTATGGAATTGGATATACCAACACTAATTTGTACGTCAATGAACCTCCCCTGGAAATACAAGAGTTCATCGATGATTATGGTAAGAAAGAGGGCGCGCATTACGCATTCGAAGAAGTTAATCTGAATCTCGCCTGGACCCGTTCAACTTTGAACGGTACGACTTTCGCGAACAAGGGGCAGTATCACAGAGTGTCAGTTCAGGCCTCTATGCCATTTAGTGATCTTGAGTATTACAAGATCACTTATGAAGGTAAGTATTATCAGCCTATCAGTGATGGGTATTTTCTGAAGTTCCGTTCCAAACTTGGGTATGGCTCGGGATATGGAGATTCTACACTGCCTTTCCTGAAAAACTATTATGCTGGTGGGATATCAACATTGAGAGGCTTTAGTTACGGTGGTTTAGGGCCGTACAGTACGCCAAGTACTAATGATGATCCTTCCCGTATAGGCGGTAATATACTGTTGAACTATGGCGTTGATTTCTATTTCCCCATGCCATTGGTTGAAGATAAGAGTCAGTTCCGGTCATCATTCTTTATTGACGCTGGTAATGTGTTTACAGACCATTGTTTATCTCAGAATGCCGACTGTACAGAAGGCGTCGTCTGGGATGATATCCGTTACAGTTATGGTATAGAGTTTGACTGGATGACTCCGATTGCACCATTACGTTTTATCTGGGGTTGGCCGGTTGATCGTCGTAAAGATGATGAGATTCAGACATTTGCCTTTACCATTGGCTATAACTTTTAA
- a CDS encoding OmpH family outer membrane protein codes for MIRNLFAVLLLSLSTLAMAEAKIAILDQNMALFGSEAAKSETEKLKSEYGSDEQRIKKLEAEVNELKTKLETDAVILEAAEQDKIKQTIQERLAERSSLVDKLKQIQSQRQNQFIREYQPVMAKAVKAIVEQQKIDVVVEASSVIYVNETLNITQQVQDEFNKLVKEGK; via the coding sequence ATGATTCGTAACCTATTCGCAGTTTTGCTGCTAAGTTTGTCCACTCTCGCGATGGCTGAGGCCAAGATCGCAATTTTGGATCAAAACATGGCGTTGTTTGGTAGTGAAGCAGCCAAATCCGAAACAGAAAAACTGAAATCTGAATACGGCAGTGATGAACAGCGTATTAAAAAGCTTGAAGCCGAAGTAAATGAACTTAAGACAAAGCTGGAAACTGATGCCGTCATTTTGGAAGCTGCTGAGCAAGATAAAATCAAACAAACTATTCAGGAGCGTTTGGCAGAACGTTCATCTCTAGTTGATAAACTCAAACAGATACAGAGTCAGCGTCAGAACCAGTTCATCCGTGAGTACCAACCAGTTATGGCTAAGGCAGTTAAAGCCATTGTTGAACAGCAAAAGATTGATGTGGTCGTGGAAGCAAGTTCAGTTATTTATGTCAATGAAACACTGAACATTACCCAGCAGGTTCAGGATGAATTTAACAAGCTGGTAAAAGAAGGTAAGTAA
- the lpxD gene encoding UDP-3-O-(3-hydroxymyristoyl)glucosamine N-acyltransferase gives MSLTLQRIAEMVSGTVEGDPTYEVVEIRPLNSALESSLSFLSDSKYVQHLSDCKAGALLISADLAAQFAGNRIVVDNPYLAYAKVSKLFDPEPAPEVGIHPTAVVHPSVRLGVDVTVGAHAVIEAGTVLGDRVRIGANTVVGANVIIGADTCLYPNVTIYYGVEIGERCIFHSGCVIGSHGFGFANDKGVWNKITQVGNVVIKDDVEVGTNSTIDRGAIGSTVVGNGVKIDNLVQLGHNVEIGDHTAFASQVGVSGSTKIGSHCMIGGQTGFAGHLQIADGCVFTGQSMVTKSIPVSGMYSSGVPVQPSKEWRKWVARVRNLMDLQNKVKKLEKQMAGNSSD, from the coding sequence ATGTCTTTAACCTTGCAGCGCATTGCCGAAATGGTATCGGGAACGGTTGAGGGTGACCCGACATATGAGGTGGTCGAAATTCGACCACTTAATTCTGCACTTGAGTCCAGTTTGAGTTTTCTGAGTGACTCTAAATATGTGCAACATTTGAGTGATTGTAAGGCTGGTGCTTTGTTGATCAGTGCCGATCTTGCAGCACAATTTGCGGGCAATCGCATAGTGGTTGACAACCCATATCTTGCGTATGCGAAGGTGTCAAAACTGTTTGACCCTGAACCGGCTCCCGAGGTGGGCATACATCCAACAGCAGTCGTACATCCAAGTGTACGGCTGGGGGTTGATGTTACTGTTGGAGCCCATGCTGTTATTGAAGCCGGAACTGTTCTGGGAGACAGGGTGAGGATTGGTGCCAACACCGTTGTTGGAGCAAATGTCATTATTGGTGCAGATACCTGTTTATATCCTAATGTCACTATTTATTATGGTGTTGAAATTGGTGAGAGATGTATCTTCCACAGCGGTTGTGTCATAGGTTCTCACGGTTTTGGGTTTGCCAATGATAAAGGCGTGTGGAACAAGATAACCCAGGTTGGCAATGTTGTGATCAAGGATGACGTGGAAGTAGGTACTAACTCAACCATTGACAGAGGTGCAATCGGTTCAACGGTTGTGGGTAATGGCGTCAAAATTGATAATCTGGTGCAATTGGGACATAACGTCGAGATCGGGGATCATACGGCATTTGCTTCGCAGGTCGGCGTTTCAGGCAGTACAAAAATTGGTAGTCATTGCATGATTGGTGGACAGACCGGCTTTGCCGGGCACCTGCAAATTGCAGATGGTTGTGTCTTTACCGGGCAGTCCATGGTCACAAAGTCGATTCCGGTTTCTGGTATGTACTCCAGTGGCGTGCCCGTTCAACCGTCTAAAGAATGGCGAAAATGGGTAGCTCGGGTACGAAATTTGATGGATCTTCAAAACAAAGTTAAAAAACTGGAAAAACAAATGGCGGGCAACTCGTCTGATTAA
- the fabZ gene encoding 3-hydroxyacyl-ACP dehydratase FabZ: protein MTDIALPLNHEDIKKILPHRYPLLLVDRITELEIGNYVKGYKNVTGNEDVFNGHFPRLAVFPGVMICEALAQVAGVLGYLTSGHKSEEGYLVLFAGLDNVRFKRQVIPGDRMDMEAKLIASKRGIHKVDAQAYVDGELACSAELMFAERKV from the coding sequence ATGACTGATATCGCTTTGCCTCTGAACCATGAGGACATAAAAAAGATCCTTCCGCACCGTTATCCTCTATTGTTGGTGGATAGAATTACTGAGCTTGAGATTGGTAATTATGTAAAAGGATACAAGAACGTTACTGGTAACGAAGATGTGTTTAACGGTCACTTTCCCCGGTTGGCTGTTTTTCCGGGAGTAATGATCTGTGAAGCGCTGGCTCAGGTGGCAGGAGTGCTGGGATACTTGACTTCGGGACATAAATCAGAAGAAGGCTATCTGGTGTTGTTTGCCGGGCTGGATAATGTGCGTTTTAAACGTCAGGTAATACCTGGTGACAGAATGGATATGGAAGCCAAGCTGATCGCTTCCAAGCGTGGCATTCATAAAGTTGATGCTCAGGCATATGTTGATGGTGAGCTCGCTTGTAGCGCCGAGCTGATGTTCGCAGAAAGGAAGGTATAA
- the lpxA gene encoding acyl-ACP--UDP-N-acetylglucosamine O-acyltransferase — MIHPTAVVDPAAKLAADVEVGPYSVIGAEVEIAEGTWVGPHVVIKGPTRIGRNNKIYQFASVGEDCQDKKYKGERTFLEIGDNNVIREFVTIQRGTVQDNSLTQIANGCLIMNYTHIAHDCVVGDNCVIANGTQLAGHVHLSNNVIIGGLSAIHQFCHVGSYVMIGGGTMIRNDVPAFVMAVGNPGVARGMNYEGMKRNGLPKAVINQLRKAYKLVYQSDLTVQKAIEEMENWDFDSEHVNLFIESIKASSRGILPE; from the coding sequence GTGATTCATCCAACGGCAGTGGTAGACCCTGCGGCTAAGCTGGCGGCAGATGTTGAGGTCGGTCCATACAGTGTAATCGGTGCTGAGGTTGAAATAGCCGAAGGTACCTGGGTCGGGCCACATGTGGTGATTAAGGGGCCGACCAGAATTGGTCGAAACAATAAGATTTATCAGTTTGCATCAGTGGGCGAGGATTGCCAGGATAAAAAATATAAGGGCGAACGTACCTTTTTGGAAATTGGTGACAATAATGTTATTCGGGAGTTTGTCACGATTCAGAGAGGGACTGTTCAGGACAATAGCCTGACCCAAATTGCCAATGGCTGCTTGATCATGAACTACACTCACATAGCGCATGATTGTGTGGTTGGGGATAACTGCGTGATTGCCAACGGTACTCAACTGGCGGGTCATGTTCACCTCAGTAACAACGTTATCATTGGTGGACTTAGTGCCATTCATCAGTTTTGCCATGTGGGCTCCTATGTGATGATTGGTGGCGGGACAATGATCCGTAACGATGTCCCAGCATTTGTGATGGCTGTCGGTAATCCAGGGGTTGCCCGTGGTATGAACTATGAAGGTATGAAGCGTAATGGCTTGCCGAAAGCAGTTATCAACCAGTTGAGAAAAGCTTACAAGCTGGTATATCAGTCTGATTTGACTGTGCAGAAAGCGATTGAAGAAATGGAAAACTGGGACTTCGATTCTGAGCATGTGAATCTTTTCATTGAATCCATTAAAGCATCTTCCAGAGGTATTTTGCCGGAATGA
- the lpxB gene encoding lipid-A-disaccharide synthase — translation MKKRLRIAIIAGEASGDILGAGLIQALKEQYPSVEFEGIGGPLMIANGFRSLFPMEKLSVMGLVEVLKHLPEILSIRRKTIQYLLKNPPDMLIGIDAPDFCLTVEARLKAHGIKTIHYVSPTVWVWREKRVFKIKKAADLVLCLFPFEPDFYARYQVDAEFVGHTLADQIPMDPDQNAARRQLGLSSDVLRIAVLPGSRRSEVERLGSVFFEAAQRVQQIHPGIEFIIPCATPTIRSMLEQQLKNYLGLRVTLFDGQSRVVMTAADLVLLASGTAALEAMLLKKPMVVSYIMSPLTWFLVKRMVKTQWASLPNILAKRSVVPELLQYDATAEKIADELLTYLENSDRTDQLMDTFKFIHKQLRRDADQVAANAVLKRILSETDDHEK, via the coding sequence ATGAAGAAACGCCTGCGTATTGCAATAATCGCTGGCGAAGCCTCTGGGGATATTCTGGGTGCGGGTCTTATTCAGGCTCTCAAAGAACAGTATCCTAGTGTAGAGTTTGAAGGAATTGGTGGTCCATTGATGATCGCCAATGGTTTTCGCTCGCTATTTCCGATGGAAAAGCTGTCAGTTATGGGGTTGGTAGAAGTACTGAAGCACCTGCCTGAAATTCTTTCCATTCGTAGAAAAACTATTCAATACCTGCTTAAAAATCCGCCGGATATGCTGATCGGTATTGATGCTCCAGACTTTTGTTTGACTGTTGAAGCCCGCTTAAAAGCACATGGCATAAAAACCATACACTATGTAAGCCCAACAGTATGGGTATGGCGCGAAAAGCGGGTCTTTAAAATCAAAAAGGCGGCAGACTTGGTTTTGTGTCTGTTTCCATTTGAACCAGATTTTTATGCCCGTTATCAGGTGGATGCGGAGTTTGTTGGCCATACCCTGGCAGATCAGATTCCAATGGATCCTGACCAAAACGCAGCTCGTCGACAACTTGGTTTATCTTCGGACGTTTTACGGATTGCAGTTTTACCTGGTAGCCGGCGTTCCGAAGTGGAGCGCCTTGGGTCAGTTTTTTTTGAGGCGGCACAGCGGGTTCAGCAGATACACCCTGGTATTGAATTTATTATTCCCTGTGCCACACCAACCATCAGGTCAATGCTTGAGCAGCAGCTGAAGAATTATCTGGGGCTGAGAGTTACATTGTTTGATGGCCAATCCCGTGTGGTGATGACTGCCGCTGATTTGGTATTGCTGGCCTCCGGGACTGCTGCTTTGGAGGCGATGCTGCTGAAAAAGCCCATGGTTGTTAGCTATATAATGTCTCCATTAACCTGGTTCCTGGTCAAACGAATGGTCAAAACACAGTGGGCTTCATTGCCTAATATTCTGGCCAAACGCTCAGTCGTTCCAGAGTTATTGCAATATGATGCTACTGCCGAAAAAATCGCTGATGAGCTGTTAACTTATCTGGAGAATTCCGATCGTACTGACCAGTTGATGGATACATTTAAATTTATACACAAGCAATTACGCAGAGATGCCGATCAAGTGGCAGCTAACGCGGTGTTAAAACGGATATTGTCCGAAACTGATGACCATGAAAAATGA